ATGGGTGTTGCGCTTGCTACCGAGGGCGGCCTAGCGTTTATCTATGGCTCTCAAACGCCTGAGGCTGAGGCAGCTATGGTCAAGGCAGTCAAAGACCATAAGGCAGGTTTTGTTGAGTCAGACTCAACCTTGACACCCGATATGACCATGGAGCAGGTTATTGAGCTCAAGAAGCAAACAGGTCACTCAACGATGCCTGTTACCGAAGACGGTACGGCGCATGGTCGCCTGTTAGGTATTGTGACCAGCCGCGATTATCGCCCCAGCCGCGATGACCCCAAGATGTTGGTTGCTACCTTTATGACACCACGCGCTGATCTTATTGTTGGCGACAAGGATATTTCGCTCAAAATCGCAAACGACATCATTTGGGATAAAAAACTAAACGCGCTGCCGGTAGTTGATGATAAAGACCATCTTATTGGCATGGTATTTAGAAAAGACTACGATAGCCACAAAACAAATCCGCTCGAGCTTTTAGACGAAAACAAGCGCTATATGGTAGGCGCTGGCATCAACACGCGCGATTATGAGACCCGTGTGCCTCTACTCATTGATGCAGGCGCTGATGTGCTCTGTATTGACTCTTCTGAAGGTTTTTCTGAGTGGCAAAAACTCACTATTGAGTGGATTCGCTCGAACTATGGCGATACCGTTAAGGTAGGAGCCGGTAATGTTGTTGACGCTGAGGGTTTTCGCTTTTTAGCAGATTGCGGTGCTGACTTTGTCAAGGTAGGCATTGGTGGCGGCTCTATTTGTATTACGCGTGAAACAAAAGGAATAGGCCGCGGGCAAGCAACGGCGCTTATTGATGTATGCCGTGCGCGCGATGAATACTTTGAAGAAACAGGTATCTATGTGCCTGTATGCTCTGATGGTGGCATTGTGTATGACTACCACATGACGCTTGCACTGGCTATGGGCGCTGACTTTATGATGCTTGGTCGTTACTTTGCACGCTTTGATGAAAGCCCTACAAGCAGGGTTAATATTAACGGTCAGTATATGAAAGAATACTGGGGTGAAGGCTCAGCACGTGCTAGAAATTGGCAGCGCTATGATATTGGTGGCGCCGCTAAGTTATCTTTTGTTGAGGGTGTTGATTCTTACGTTCCTTACGCAGGTTCTTTGAAAGATGGGGTAGGTAACACGCTCTATAAGGTGACATCAACTATGTGCAATTGTGGCGCCCTATCCATTAAAGAGCTTCAAGATAAGGCACGACTTACCTTGGTATCTGCGACCTCTATTGTCGAGGGTGGTGCCCACGATGTTGTGGTAAAAGACACCAATCAAACGGTTGTATTCCAGTAAGAGTTGCTTGAGGAGCCTACTATGTGTCAAAACCATACTCAGCATGCGTTGAGTTCATCATCGCTGCCTGAAATTCCTGAATATCAGCCTCAGCTTATAGAACCGGCTTGGGTGCATGCGTGGGAGCAAGAGCATCTCTTTGAGGCAACTAATCACCGTGATCGCCCTAAGAAATATATTCTTGAGATGTTTCCCTATCCCTCGGGCGATTTACATATGGGTCATGCGCGCAACTACACCATCGGAGACGCCATGGCGCGCCAAGCGCATATGCGTGGCTTTGACGTATTGCATCCCATTGGTTTTGATGCCTTTGGTTTGCCTGCAGAAAATGCGGCTATCAAACATAAAACTCAAGCAGCTGCATGGACCTACAAAAATATGGACCAAGCCCTTGCCACCATGCGGCGCATGGGCTTTTCCTACGATATGAATCGCTTAGTTAAAACCTGTAGCCCCGATTATTATCGATGGGGTCAGTGGATTTTTGAGAAACTCTATGAGCGGGGTCTTGCATATCGCAAAATGAATCCCGTGAACTGGTGTCCCACTTGTGAGACTGTACTCGCTAACGAACAGGTGAGCGAGGGTCGGTGCTGGCGCTGTGACTCACTGGTCGAAAAGCGCGATCTTGAGCAGTGGTATATTAAAATTACCGCCTATTCCGAAGAACTTCTCGCTGATTTAGAGAAGCTGCCGGGCTGGCCTGAGCGTGTAAAGCATATGCAAGCAAATTGGATTGGTCGCTCAGAAGGTGCAGAGCTTGACTTTAGGCTTTGCAACGCTGATGGCAACCCAATACTTGGTGATGAGGGTATTATTACCGTTTTTACCACGCGCGCTGACACCTTGTTTGGCTGCTGCTTCTTCTTGTTAGCTCCAGAATATGAGGGTTTAGCTGAACTTGTTGCAGGGAGCCCCTATGAGGCAGACGTTTTACGGGTCATCGAAGAGGCAAAGCACGTTTCAGCTCTTGAGCGCGCACAGGGTGAGCTGGAGAAGCGCGGTGCTTTTACCGGTCGCTATGTCATTAACCCTATTAACGGTGCAAAAATTCCGGTTTGGGTTGCAAACTATGTTATCTCTGACTATGGCACCGGCGCTGTTATGGCTGTTCCTTCAGGCGATGAGCGCGACTTTGAATTTGCGCGCACCTATGATTTGCCAATTGTGCCTGTGGTACTTGCAGAGGATGACCCGCTGTATGAGGAGCTAGCTAATGAGGCGGATATACGGGTTTCTCAGGTAACGTGGGAGAGCGCCTATACCGCTGATGGTCGCTTGGTGCAATCTGGTCCATATACGGGACTTTTGGCTGGTAAACATTCTGAGGCAGAGCAGCGTATCGTCGCCGATCTTGAAGAGGCTGGACTTGGTCGGCGCTCGGTGCAATATCGCCTGCGCGACTGGCTCATCTCACGGCAGCGGTATTGGGGCAATCCAATTCCTATGATTCACTGCGAGCACTGCGGTATTGTAAGTGTTCCAGAAGACCAACTACCTGTTGTTTTACCAGAGGATATCGATGTTGCAGCAGGGGAGAGCCTTGCAAGTCGTCCAGATTTCTATGAGGTGGTCTGCCCGCGCTGTGGAAAAGCTGCGCGCCGCGAAACTGATACCATGGACACCTTTACCTGTTCTAGCTGGTATTATTTGCGCTATTGTGATCCACATAATAGTGAGCTTCCGTTTTCACGTGAGCTTGCTGATTATTGGATGGGAGTCGATAACTATATTGGTGGCATTGAGCATGCAATTTTGCATCTCTTATATTCGCGCTTTATCACTAAGGCACTTCGTGATTTAGGGCTCGTAGGCATTGATGAGCCGTTCAAAAATTTGTTATGCCAAGGCATGGTAAAAGACCATGAGGGTCAAACTATGTCAAAATCCAAAGGGAATGTGGTGCCGCCAAGCTCTGTTATTGAGCCTCTAGGTGCTGATACTATGCGTCTAGCCATTCTGTTTATAGCGCCTCCTGAAAAAGATTTTAACTGGGATGAAAAGGCAGTTGCAGGAGCACATCGTTTTATTAAACGTGTTTGGCAGCTCATTTGGCGCGCATCTTATCTTTCTCAAGGCAACACAGACTTTGACAAAGCTGCGCTTGATGAAATGGCGCTCACCCTGTATCGAGAGCGGCATCGAACCCTAGCAAAGTGCACAAACGACTTTGATCGTCAGCAGTTTAATACTGCTATTTCTGCCATCATGGAGCTGGTCAACGCATTTGATAGCTATCTTAAAAAGACAACAGACCCTGTTGCTGGCCTTATTGGTCAAGTAGCCACCGATATTGTTGCTATGTTGTCGCCGATTTGTCCTTTTGTAAGCGAAGAGCTTTGGCATCAAGCGCTCGGACATACTGAGAGTGTGTATCAGGCGAGCTGGCCTAGCTTTGATGTATCAGAGGCACAGGCTGATGGTGTTGAGATTGCCGTGCAAGTGTTAGGAAAAGTTCGCGCGCATGTGGTGGTTGCTGTGGATGCTACGCAAGATGAAATGAGCGAGGCAGCTATTCAGGCGGCGCAAAAATGGATTCAAGATAAGCCTATTAAGAAAGCCATCTGTGTTCCTGGGCGCTTAGTCAATCTTATCGTGTAGATTTCATGATAGCTTCAAGCTGCATGCTGTGCATCATGTAGTCATGCCTGCAGGTTATGCCCTGCTATGGTATGCTAGACGCCGTATTTTATGCAATTCGTGGAAGGAGTGGGGTTTCGGCCCTGCTCCTTTTTCGTGAAAGGTAAGTCTCACCATGATAAAAAGTGCACTCGAGACGCGCATTATTGATGCCTTGGAGGTGGAAGCGGTTCATCAACACATTGACATTGTAGATGTTGAGATTGTTGGTGCAACCAAGGCGCCTTGTGTTCGCGTGCGTATCGACACCTGTGAGGGTAGTGCCATTACCCTTGATGAGGTGACCGCACAAAATGCTTGGATAGCTGCAGTTGTTGAAGAGCTTGACCCCTTTAGCGCGTCGTATACGCTTGAGGTGTCAAGTCCTGGCATGGCTCGTCCGTTGCGTCGTGTGCAAGATATCATGAATCATATTGGGGCAGCAGTTGAGCTTAGCACCACAGCAACAGAAGGTCGCCGCCGTTATTCAGGCACAATTACCGCGGCTGATGAGCAAGAAGTTGTGCTCAGCACTGATAGTGGTGAGCAATATCGCATTGCTCATGCTGAGATTAAAAAATGTAACGTGAAGCCGGTATATGACTTTACACCTCTAACGGAAGGAAACTAATTATGGCATCCGAAATGATGGAAGCATTGCTCGAACTGTGTCAAGAGCGCCACATCGATCAACTTTATTTGATTGACCGCCTCGAGCAGTCACTTGCTAAGAGCTACGCCGAGATTTTGCATCTTGACTGGGGTGCTAAAGTCACCATCGATCGCGCTACCGGTCATATTTATGTATACAAGCTCATTCCTATCGATGACTCGATGGACGAAGAGGGCAATTTCACTGAGTTTGAAGAGATTGATGTAACGCCGCGTGATACATCGCGTATCGCAGCTCAACATGCAAAAGCTGAGATTAATGCCATTGTACGCAATTCTGCTCGCGAGCAAATCTATGAGGAGTTCTCGGGGCGCGTAGGCGACTTAATTAACGGCACCGTGCTGCAAACTACAACAGACTTCACTATTGTAAAGATTCGTGAAGGTGTTGAGGCAGAGCTTCCACACTTTGATCAGCGCCGTTACGAGTCTGAACGCAATGAGCGTCCTCAAGGCGAGCGCTACATGCACAACCAGCGCATCAAAGCCGTTATCATTGATGTTCGTGACCCCAATTCGAGTTTGCCTCCCGTGCGTGGTGAGCATAGTCGTCCGCCAATTGTTATCTCACGTACGCACCCAGCACTCATTAAGCGTCTCTTTGAGCAGGAAGTTCCAGAGATTTATGAGGGTACGGTTGAGGTTAAATCTATTGCTCGTGAGCCAGGACAGCGCTCTAAGGTAGCTGTTCACTCTCTTGACGAGCGCCTTGACCCGGTGGGCGCGTGCGTTGGCCCTAAGGGCAGTCGTGTACGTGCGGTTGTCGGTGAGCTTCGTGGCGAGCGCGTAGACGTTATTTTGTGGAATGAAGACCCTGCGGTTTATGTTGCAAATGCTCTTTCGCCTGCAAAGGTTTCACGCGTACTTATTGATGAAGAAAAGAACTATGCCGGTGTAATTGTTCCAGATGACCAGCTGTCTTTAGCCATTGGCAAGGAAGGTCAAAACGCTCGTCTTGCTGCGCGTTTAACCGGCTGGCATATCGATATTAAGAATGAAACGCTTGCAGCAGATATTCTTAAGAATGTTCCTGCGCCACTTGAGACAACGCAGGATTTGCTTGATTCGAGCGAGGGCGACCTTGAGCCTGAGCGCTGCGCCTACATTGCTGAGTCAGGTGTGCGTTGCCGCAATCAAGCACGTCCGGGCTCACGTTTCTGCGGCGTGCATGAAGCTTTGAGCGAGAGCGGCGAAGACAATGTTTTGGGTGTTGAGGACCTGATTTAGCGCAATCGCGCCTAAGTTTGACGATGAAGATTGAGCACGTAGTGTGCTTGAGAGGTAGGTGATTGCACATGGCAAAGGTTCGCGTTTCGAGTCTCGCAAAAGACTTTGGCATGACGTCAAAAGAATTGATGGGCTATCTCGCTGAGATGAAAATCCCCGTAAAGTCAGCATCTTCCACCTTGGAAGATGCCTATGTGTCGATGGTGAAGAAAAAGCTTGCTCCCGTGCTTGAGGCACGTGCGGCAGAGGTTGAGGCACAAAAGGCAGCTGAGGCGGCGGCTGAGCGTGCAGAAGAAGAGCAAAAGGCTGCCGAGGCAGAATCTGAGCGCCGTGCTGCTGAAGCGCGCCGTGAAGAAGAGCGTCGTTTGTCGCAGGCTGCTCGCACAGCAGAAGAAACAAGCCGTGCTATTGCCGCAGCTGCTGAGGCCGAGGCGCGTCGCCAGGCAGAAGAAGCACGCCGTCAAGCCGAGCTTGAAGCAAAACGCCGCGCCGTTCCAGCAAGCGATTCGGGTTCGCGTTTCCGCTCGCTTCTCGATCAAATTGCGGCACAAGAAGCCGCACTTAAAGAAAAAGAAGAGACGGTAGCACCTGCTCCGTCCGCTGAGCCACGCAAGAGCGGGCGTTCACGCAAGGGTGAGCGAAACGAGCGTAAAAACGAAAGCCCTCGTGAGGCAGCCCCGCGTCGTCGTAGCAGTGCACAACCTGCAATTCCTGCAGGTCTTGATGTTCCCTCACCAGAAAAAGCCTCCAAGAAAAAGCGTCGTGGACCTGCTCATACCGAGGAAGACCATTATGCTCGTATGGCACGCGAGGCAGAAGAATACAGCCGCGAGCGGGTTCTTGAAGAAGCACGCGCAGCAGTTGAGGAAGCAAGTCGCGAGAGTACGGGCCGTCGTAAAAAGCGCAAAGAGAAGCGTGAGCGTGAAGCTGCAGCCGCTCAGCAAGAGCGCAAGATTGAAGAGGCAAAAGCACAAGGTCTCTCACCAGATGAGCTGGATGCAATTCGTGTAACTGAAGGCATTACGGTTGCTGAGCTTGCAGAAGCTATGGATGTCAATCCAAACGACATTATCAAGCGCCTCTTCTTGCTGGGAACACCGCTCACTATGACGCAAACGATGTCAAATGAGCTTGTTGAGCTTGTGGCTGATGATATGGGGCGCCAAATCAAGATTGTGAGCCCCGAAGAAGAGAATAGCTTTAGCTTCTACGATGACCCCAATGACTTGGTGCCTCGCCCGCCTGTTGTTACGGTTATGGGCCACGTTGACCACGGCAAAACATCGCTTTTGGACGCAATTCGCCATACGGGCGTTACAGCAACTGAGGCAGGCGGCATAACGCAGCATATCGGTGCTTCGCAGGTTTCAATCAACGATCGCATTATTACGTTTGTTGATACACCTGGTCATGAGGCATTTACGGCTATGCGTGCCCGTGGTGCTAAGGTAACAGACGTTGTTGTGTTGGTTGTTGCTGCTGATGACGGCGTTATGCCGCAAACTGTTGAGGCTATCAACCACTCTAAAGCAGCTGGGGTACCTATTGTAGTTGCGGTAAACAAATGCGATAAGCCAGATGCTAACCCTGATCGCGTTCGTCAAGAACTAACCGAATACGGCGTCATTCCTGAGGAATGGGGCGGTCAGAACATGTTTGTTAACGTAAGTGCTAAGCAGGGTGAAGGCATTGATGATTTGCTTGAAACCATTTTGCTGCAATCAGATGTACTCGAGCTTAAAGCTAACCCGGATACCTTTGCCTCTGGTTATATCTTAGAAGGAAAACTTGATCGCGGTCGTGGCTCGGTGGCAACCCTTTTGGTTGCACGCGGTACACTGCATGTTGGCGATGCCTTGGTGGCAGGTCAGTGCTGGGGTCGTGTGCGTGCTATGCTCAACCCGCGTGGTGAGCAGGTAAGCGTTGCTACACCATCAGACCCTGTTGAGATTTTGGGTCTCTCGGCGGTGCCGGGCGCAGGCGATGAGTTCCGTGTCTTTGAAGATGACCGTGATGCCCGTGATTTGGCTGAGCAACGTGCTCTCAAAGCGCGTATCGAGGAGCAAAATAAGGTCAAGCACGTAACCTTAGAAACGCTCTTTACTGAGATGAACAACAACGAACTAAGCGAGCTTAACCTAGTGGTTAAGGCTGATGTTCAGGGCTCCATTGAGGCACTTGCCGATGCACTAGCCAAGATGGACCAGTCTGAGGTTCGCATTAACATCATTCACTCAGCAGTAGGCGCCATCTCAGAAACCGATGTTACGCTCGCTGCTGCTTCAAACGCCATTATTGTTGGCTTTGGTGTACGCCCGCAGGGTAAGGCACGTGACCTAGCTGAGCGGGAGCAGGTGCAAATTAAGACCTACTCCATCATCTACAAGGCAATTGAGGATATTGATGCCGCGCGTATTGGTATGCTCAAGCCCACCGAAGAAGAGATTCAAACTGGTTCTGCTGAGGTTCGCGATACCTTCCGGGTACCCAAGGCTGGCCTCATTGCAGGTTGCATGGTTATCGAGGGAGAAATTTCACGTGACGACAAGGTTCGCGTTGTGCGTGACGGTGTGGTTATCTTCGACGGTGTCTTTGGCTCCATGCGTCGCTTCAAAGACGATGTAAAGGTAGTCAAGTCTGGCTATGAATGCGGTCTTGGTATCGAGAAGTACCAGGACATCAAAGTGGGCGATATCCTTGAAGCATATAAGATTGTTGAGGTTGCTCGTACCGAGTAGGGGAGCTGAGAGTCGATGAAGCAAACACAAGTCACTCGCCGCTTAGGGCATCAACTTCAGGAGAAGTTAGGTTATCTGCTGTTGTTTGAGATTGCAGACCCGCGTCTTGAGCTGACTACCATTACCGGTGTTGAGGTCTCCCTTGATAGGAGTTATGCCCGCGTATATGTCAGTGCTGACCCCGCCTCATATGATGAGGTGCTCGAAGCACTCGACTCAGCAAAAGGGCATCTACGGAGCCTTTTAGCGCGCTCGCTTGATTGGCGCGTGGTGCCCGACCTCGATTTTCGCATTGATGCAACAACGGATGAGGCCGAGCGAATTACTCGAGCACTTGAAGCACGTCCTTCAACGCTTGACATTGAGAAGGACGAGGCAGGCTACCCGCTCAAGGCCGAGACTACGCCAGATACAGCTGATGCATATGAGTGCTAACTCAACATGTACCCAAGCTCGCATGACCACAGTTCAGCTGTGGGAGCGAGCTTGGTCACTCATTGAAGCTGCTGAGCTCATCGTCATTTCGGGGCATACTAACCCTGATGGAGATGCGTTAGGCGCTGGTCTTGGTCTTGGTCTTGCACTGCGTGAGACCTTTCCCTTAAAGCGCATCGTCAATTTACTTGCAGATGATGCTTCGGTGCCTCGAATATATCGCTTTATGGCAGGTACAGCCGATATGATTCCAGCTTCTGCCTTTGAGGAGACGCCTGATGTATTTATATCGGTTGATGTACCAACGCTTGAGCGCCTACACTATGCTGCCTCAGTTGCCAAGCGTGCGCGCTCGATTATTGCAATTGATCATCACCCGTGTGAGCATGAGTTTACCGAGCATGTGATACGTATTCCTGAAGCTGCTTCTACCGCGTCTCTCATTGAAGAGATGCTTGCGGCATACGGAATAACACCCTCACCTGAGGCAGCAACCTGCTTGATGACAGGCTTGGTTACCGATACCGGACGTTTTCAATATCAAAACGCCAATCCTGCTGCCTTTGCCTGTGCCGCTCGCTTAGTAGATGCGGGAGCAGAACCTGCGCGCATTGCACTTGAGGTATACCAAAGCCAGCGTCTTGAGTATCTTCAACTTGAGTCACTGGTGATGGGGCGCATTCGCACGCTTGCACACGGATTAATTGCATATAGCTATGTGTATGCGTCTGACCTTGAGATTTGCGGAGTATCACTCGACGAATGCGATGGTCTTGTTGATGTGGTTCGTTCCGTTGGCGGCACCGAAGTTTGCCTCTTTTTGAAAGAAACCGAGCCCGGCAATATTCGAGGAAACCTACGCAGTAAAGGAAGCCTTGATATATCGCCCATAGCTCGGTATCTCCAGGGCGGTGGTCACGCGGCGGCGGCTGGTTTTAGCTTTGCTGGAAGCATCGATGAGGCACTTGTCCACATTTTACCTCGTCTCATCGCACTTGTTGACGAAGCCGGTTTGATGGATACTGAGGTATCGGAATAGCATATGGCAAAAAAATCTGTAGTTTCGCCCATCAACGCTTTGGTGGCTGTTGATAAACCGCTGCATATGAGTTCGCATGATGTCGTTGCCAATGCACGGCGCTCCTTGTCGATTCGGCGTATTGGGCACGCAGGAACTCTCGATCCAGCGGCAACAGGCGTCATGATTTTGGGCATTGGGCAGGCTACACGCTTGCTTGGTCAAATTACCCTCGACAAAAAAAGCTATGTGGCACAAATTAGCTTTGGCATACAAACCACAACAGATGATGCAGAAGGTGACGTAGTGCTGCGCGCTCCTGTGCCTGATGTGCTTTCAAGTTTTGATTATGCAGCTCGCTTTGTTTCTGGTCTTGTTGGTACATCTAAGCAGGTACCACCGGTGTACTCAGCCATCTCGATAGATGGCGTGCGTGCATATCGGCGAGCACGCCAAGGTGAAAAGCTTGAGCTTTCGCCACGTCCGATTGAGATTTTTGATGCTCAGCTCATCAATATCTCACCTGCTGGAGCAGAACACGCACTTACTTGGACGCTCGCGCTTACCGTAAGTAAGGGAACCTACATACGCGCACTTGCCAGAGACATAGGGCGCAATTTAGGGAGTGCAGCTCATATCTCGGCACTTCAAAGAACCGCTTCAGGTTCGATTAGCTTAGATGTGGCGCTTTCGCTTGATAGGCTCAGTGTTGATACGGTTAAAACACATGCGCTCAATCCGTTAGCTGTGCTTAATATTCCAAGCTTTGATGTGAATGAAGCGCAGCTCATTGATGTTCATGTTGGCCGTTCACTCACCGATTTATCTGATTGTCCCGTGGGTAGAATTGGGCTTACCTGTGCAGGCCAGCTGCATGCACTTGCAGCATACGATGGTAAGCACTGTGTTATGGAAACGGTATTTCCGCAAGCCTTA
This region of Collinsella sp. zg1085 genomic DNA includes:
- a CDS encoding bifunctional oligoribonuclease/PAP phosphatase NrnA, producing MSANSTCTQARMTTVQLWERAWSLIEAAELIVISGHTNPDGDALGAGLGLGLALRETFPLKRIVNLLADDASVPRIYRFMAGTADMIPASAFEETPDVFISVDVPTLERLHYAASVAKRARSIIAIDHHPCEHEFTEHVIRIPEAASTASLIEEMLAAYGITPSPEAATCLMTGLVTDTGRFQYQNANPAAFACAARLVDAGAEPARIALEVYQSQRLEYLQLESLVMGRIRTLAHGLIAYSYVYASDLEICGVSLDECDGLVDVVRSVGGTEVCLFLKETEPGNIRGNLRSKGSLDISPIARYLQGGGHAAAAGFSFAGSIDEALVHILPRLIALVDEAGLMDTEVSE
- the rbfA gene encoding 30S ribosome-binding factor RbfA, producing MKQTQVTRRLGHQLQEKLGYLLLFEIADPRLELTTITGVEVSLDRSYARVYVSADPASYDEVLEALDSAKGHLRSLLARSLDWRVVPDLDFRIDATTDEAERITRALEARPSTLDIEKDEAGYPLKAETTPDTADAYEC
- the rimP gene encoding ribosome maturation factor RimP, with translation MIKSALETRIIDALEVEAVHQHIDIVDVEIVGATKAPCVRVRIDTCEGSAITLDEVTAQNAWIAAVVEELDPFSASYTLEVSSPGMARPLRRVQDIMNHIGAAVELSTTATEGRRRYSGTITAADEQEVVLSTDSGEQYRIAHAEIKKCNVKPVYDFTPLTEGN
- the nusA gene encoding transcription termination factor NusA is translated as MASEMMEALLELCQERHIDQLYLIDRLEQSLAKSYAEILHLDWGAKVTIDRATGHIYVYKLIPIDDSMDEEGNFTEFEEIDVTPRDTSRIAAQHAKAEINAIVRNSAREQIYEEFSGRVGDLINGTVLQTTTDFTIVKIREGVEAELPHFDQRRYESERNERPQGERYMHNQRIKAVIIDVRDPNSSLPPVRGEHSRPPIVISRTHPALIKRLFEQEVPEIYEGTVEVKSIAREPGQRSKVAVHSLDERLDPVGACVGPKGSRVRAVVGELRGERVDVILWNEDPAVYVANALSPAKVSRVLIDEEKNYAGVIVPDDQLSLAIGKEGQNARLAARLTGWHIDIKNETLAADILKNVPAPLETTQDLLDSSEGDLEPERCAYIAESGVRCRNQARPGSRFCGVHEALSESGEDNVLGVEDLI
- the truB gene encoding tRNA pseudouridine(55) synthase TruB, which codes for MAKKSVVSPINALVAVDKPLHMSSHDVVANARRSLSIRRIGHAGTLDPAATGVMILGIGQATRLLGQITLDKKSYVAQISFGIQTTTDDAEGDVVLRAPVPDVLSSFDYAARFVSGLVGTSKQVPPVYSAISIDGVRAYRRARQGEKLELSPRPIEIFDAQLINISPAGAEHALTWTLALTVSKGTYIRALARDIGRNLGSAAHISALQRTASGSISLDVALSLDRLSVDTVKTHALNPLAVLNIPSFDVNEAQLIDVHVGRSLTDLSDCPVGRIGLTCAGQLHALAAYDGKHCVMETVFPQALDGCDEHRLREGR
- the leuS gene encoding leucine--tRNA ligase, with the protein product MCQNHTQHALSSSSLPEIPEYQPQLIEPAWVHAWEQEHLFEATNHRDRPKKYILEMFPYPSGDLHMGHARNYTIGDAMARQAHMRGFDVLHPIGFDAFGLPAENAAIKHKTQAAAWTYKNMDQALATMRRMGFSYDMNRLVKTCSPDYYRWGQWIFEKLYERGLAYRKMNPVNWCPTCETVLANEQVSEGRCWRCDSLVEKRDLEQWYIKITAYSEELLADLEKLPGWPERVKHMQANWIGRSEGAELDFRLCNADGNPILGDEGIITVFTTRADTLFGCCFFLLAPEYEGLAELVAGSPYEADVLRVIEEAKHVSALERAQGELEKRGAFTGRYVINPINGAKIPVWVANYVISDYGTGAVMAVPSGDERDFEFARTYDLPIVPVVLAEDDPLYEELANEADIRVSQVTWESAYTADGRLVQSGPYTGLLAGKHSEAEQRIVADLEEAGLGRRSVQYRLRDWLISRQRYWGNPIPMIHCEHCGIVSVPEDQLPVVLPEDIDVAAGESLASRPDFYEVVCPRCGKAARRETDTMDTFTCSSWYYLRYCDPHNSELPFSRELADYWMGVDNYIGGIEHAILHLLYSRFITKALRDLGLVGIDEPFKNLLCQGMVKDHEGQTMSKSKGNVVPPSSVIEPLGADTMRLAILFIAPPEKDFNWDEKAVAGAHRFIKRVWQLIWRASYLSQGNTDFDKAALDEMALTLYRERHRTLAKCTNDFDRQQFNTAISAIMELVNAFDSYLKKTTDPVAGLIGQVATDIVAMLSPICPFVSEELWHQALGHTESVYQASWPSFDVSEAQADGVEIAVQVLGKVRAHVVVAVDATQDEMSEAAIQAAQKWIQDKPIKKAICVPGRLVNLIV
- the infB gene encoding translation initiation factor IF-2, yielding MAKVRVSSLAKDFGMTSKELMGYLAEMKIPVKSASSTLEDAYVSMVKKKLAPVLEARAAEVEAQKAAEAAAERAEEEQKAAEAESERRAAEARREEERRLSQAARTAEETSRAIAAAAEAEARRQAEEARRQAELEAKRRAVPASDSGSRFRSLLDQIAAQEAALKEKEETVAPAPSAEPRKSGRSRKGERNERKNESPREAAPRRRSSAQPAIPAGLDVPSPEKASKKKRRGPAHTEEDHYARMAREAEEYSRERVLEEARAAVEEASRESTGRRKKRKEKREREAAAAQQERKIEEAKAQGLSPDELDAIRVTEGITVAELAEAMDVNPNDIIKRLFLLGTPLTMTQTMSNELVELVADDMGRQIKIVSPEEENSFSFYDDPNDLVPRPPVVTVMGHVDHGKTSLLDAIRHTGVTATEAGGITQHIGASQVSINDRIITFVDTPGHEAFTAMRARGAKVTDVVVLVVAADDGVMPQTVEAINHSKAAGVPIVVAVNKCDKPDANPDRVRQELTEYGVIPEEWGGQNMFVNVSAKQGEGIDDLLETILLQSDVLELKANPDTFASGYILEGKLDRGRGSVATLLVARGTLHVGDALVAGQCWGRVRAMLNPRGEQVSVATPSDPVEILGLSAVPGAGDEFRVFEDDRDARDLAEQRALKARIEEQNKVKHVTLETLFTEMNNNELSELNLVVKADVQGSIEALADALAKMDQSEVRINIIHSAVGAISETDVTLAAASNAIIVGFGVRPQGKARDLAEREQVQIKTYSIIYKAIEDIDAARIGMLKPTEEEIQTGSAEVRDTFRVPKAGLIAGCMVIEGEISRDDKVRVVRDGVVIFDGVFGSMRRFKDDVKVVKSGYECGLGIEKYQDIKVGDILEAYKIVEVARTE
- a CDS encoding IMP dehydrogenase yields the protein MATFFPGESHTFSEYLLVPGYSSSECVPHNVSLKTPLTRFKRGEEPAISLNIPMVSAIMQSVSGVDMGVALATEGGLAFIYGSQTPEAEAAMVKAVKDHKAGFVESDSTLTPDMTMEQVIELKKQTGHSTMPVTEDGTAHGRLLGIVTSRDYRPSRDDPKMLVATFMTPRADLIVGDKDISLKIANDIIWDKKLNALPVVDDKDHLIGMVFRKDYDSHKTNPLELLDENKRYMVGAGINTRDYETRVPLLIDAGADVLCIDSSEGFSEWQKLTIEWIRSNYGDTVKVGAGNVVDAEGFRFLADCGADFVKVGIGGGSICITRETKGIGRGQATALIDVCRARDEYFEETGIYVPVCSDGGIVYDYHMTLALAMGADFMMLGRYFARFDESPTSRVNINGQYMKEYWGEGSARARNWQRYDIGGAAKLSFVEGVDSYVPYAGSLKDGVGNTLYKVTSTMCNCGALSIKELQDKARLTLVSATSIVEGGAHDVVVKDTNQTVVFQ